One window of the Marmota flaviventris isolate mMarFla1 chromosome 2, mMarFla1.hap1, whole genome shotgun sequence genome contains the following:
- the Npbwr2 gene encoding neuropeptides B/W receptor type 2, with protein MQSARHTEVNGSGSSFSAATVGTSLSQDNGTQPNTTFPQPLWALYVLLPAVYTVICVVGIAGNAAVILVILRAPKMKTVTHVLVLNLAVADGLFVLVLPANIAEHLLQRWPFGELLCKLVLAIDHCNIFSSIYFLALMSVDRYLVVLATVRSRRVPRRTPRVAKVASLCVWVAVAVLVLPFFSFAGVYSNELQVPSCGLSFPKPERAWFQASRIYTLVLGFVLPVCTICGLYVDLLRRLRAVRLRSGTKALGKAKRKVTALVLTVLAVCLLCWTPFHLASVVALTTDMPQTSVVIGISYAITSLSYANSCLNPFLYAFLDHGFRKNFRTTFLC; from the coding sequence ATGCAGTCAGCCAGGCACACAGAGGTCAATGGCAGTGGGAGTTCCTTCTCTGCTGCCACAGTGGGCACCAGCCTCTCCCAGGACAACGGCACCCAGCCCAACACCACTTTCCCCCAGCCGCTATGGGCACTCTACGTGCTGCTGCCAGCGGTGTACACCGTGATCTGTGTCGTGGGGATAGCCGGCAATGCGGCAGTCATCCTGGTGATCCTGAGGGCACCCAAGATGAAGACCGTGACCCACGTGCTTGTCCTGAACCTGGCCGTCGCAGACGGGCTCTTCGTGCTGGTGCTGCCTGCCAACATCGCAGAGCACCTGCTGCAGCGCTGGCCGTTCGGGGAGCTGCTCTGCAAGCTCGTGCTGGCCATCGACCACTGCAACATCTTCTCCAGCATCTACTTTCTGGCCCTGATGAGCGTGGACCGCTACCTGGTGGTCCTGGCCACCGTGCGGTCCCGCCGCGTGCCCCGGCGCACCCCGCGGGTGGCAAAGGTTGCCAGCCTGTGTGTCTGGGTCGCTGTCGCTGTCCTGGTTCTGCCCTTCTTCTCCTTTGCTGGCGTATACAGCAATGAGCTGCAGGTGCCCAGCTGTGGGCTGAGCTTCCCAAAGCCAGAGCGGGCCTGGTTCCAGGCCAGTCGCATCTACACCTTGGTGCTGGGCTTCGTGCTGCCTGTGTGCACCATCTGTGGGCTCTACGTGGACCTGCTGCGCAGGCTGCGGGCCGTGAGACTCCGCTCTGGCACCAAGGCTCTGGGCAAGGCCAAGCGGAAAGTGACTGCCCTGGTCCTCACGGTGCTGGCTGTTTGCCTCCTCTGCTGGACGCCCTTCCACCTGGCCTCCGTGGTGGCCCTGACCACCGACATGCCCCAGACATCCGTGGTCATCGGCATCTCCTACGCCATCACCAGCCTCAGCTACGCCAACTCATGCCTCAATCCCTTCTTGTACGCCTTCCTGGACCACGGCTTCCGCAAGAATTTCCGTACCACATTCCTGTGCTGA
- the Oprl1 gene encoding nociceptin receptor isoform X3, with protein MKTATNIYIFNLALADTLVLLTLPFQGTDILLGFWPFGNALCKTVIAIDYYNMFTSTFTLTAMSVDRYVAICHPIRALDVRTSSKAQAVNVAIWALASVVGVPVAIMGSAQVEDEEIECLVEIPAPQDYWGPVFAVCIFLFSFIIPVLIISVCYSLMIRRLRGVRLLSGSREKDRNLRRITRLVLVVVAVFVGCWTPVQVFVLVQGLGVQPGSETAVAILRFCTALGYVNSCLNPILYAFLDENFKACFRKFCCASALHREMQVSDRVRSIAKDVALACKTSETVPRPA; from the exons ATGAAGACAGCTACCAACATATACATTTTTAACCTGGCTCTGGCAGACACCCTGGTCCTACTGACACTGCCCTTCCAGGGCACAGACATCCTACTGGGCTTCTGGCCATTTGGGAATGCCCTGTGCAAGACCGTCATTGCCATTGACTACTACAACATGTTCACCAGCACCTTCACCCTGACGGCCATGAGTGTAGACCGCTACGTAGCCATCTGCCACCCGATCCGTGCCCTTGATGTCCGGACGTCCAGCAAGGCTCAGGCTGTCAATGTGGCCATATGGGCCCTGGCCTCTGTGGTTGGCGTCCCTGTTGCCATCATGGGCTCAGCACAGGTGGAGGATGAAG AGATCGAGTGTCTGGTGGAGATCCCTGCCCCCCAGGACTACTGGGGCCCCGTGTTTGCTGTCTgcatctttctcttctccttcatcATTCCCGTGCTCATCATCTCTGTCTGCTATAGCCTCATGATCCGGCGGCTGCGTGGTGTTCGTCTGCTCTCGGGCTCCCGAGAGAAGGACCGGAACCTGCGGCGAATCACCcggctggtgctggtggtggtggctgTATTTGTGGGCTGCTGGACGCCTGTGCAGGTCTTTGTTCTGGTTCAAGGGCTGGGTGTCCAGCCAGGCAGTGAGACGGCTGTGGCCATCCTGCGCTTCTGCACAGCCCTGGGCTATGTCAACAGTTGTCTCAACCCCATCCTCTATGCCTTCCTGGATGAGAACTTCAAGGCCTGCTTCCGCAAGTTCTGCTGTGCATCCGCCTTGCATCGGGAGATGCAGGTATCTGACCGAGTGCGGAGCATCGCCAAGGATGTGGCCCTTGCTTGCAAGACTTCTGAGACAGTGCCGCGGCCCGCATGA